The window CATGTTGCCATTAATGCCAATCTTATTTTAAGAAGGTGACTTCTGGCTGTTTGATAAAAACTTTTTTCAACACTTATCATTGAAATTTAATATTTTCAGTAATTTTCATTTGTTCAGAATAATCAACTTATtaagtgcttaaattaattttcattgaAAATATGGGTCTTTTTTTTACCTCTTCTTCCTTCACTTAATGCCGAAGGCTGAATGATGAAAGTAATGgtgcattaaaatttcttttcacttttgattAAAATACCTCTAAAATTAATTTATAATTATAATTTAACACTTAAATTAATTCTCAAAGCTTATTTTTAAGTTTAGCAAAAGACACTTTGGTTGTAATGGTTTTAGTTTGAGTACGCAAAGTGTATCATTTTTTGGTGCATGTTTATCATTGTGGCATGCTGTTAAAGTATTTGTAAAATATATTTGGACATTTTTATTCTTGTAATTAGTTTTAAAACTTAAGTTATTAGAGGGTAAAATTGACATTAAAAGTGTAGTGGTTTAATAAATGATAGTTTAGATTTTACCAAACAAACCATCATGAATGGCTTACATTGAACTCAGGTTCTTTCACTTGTTTTCACTTGTTTTAGTAGCTGGCACTAATATCCTCTTCTCTGCATGCAACCACCCAAAGTGTCTGATTTGAGAGACCCTGCAAAAAAGGCAGGGTGGGATTCACTCTAATGACTATGTGACATTCACTTGTTTGTTATGTAAGCTCAAAATCAAGTGGGATATGTCAATAGAAAAAAAGTGAGGATGGGTCTCCAACTATTCTCTCTGTGACCTTTAAAAGGGACAAGGGATTCTTTGAGAGATCAAAGAAAGAACTTGTTTCTCCTTTGTAAGGAATTCCTCCAAGAATTCCAAACCCATTCAAGGGAACTACATCAACGTAAATGGTGAGAATGGGTGAGAatgggttttatatatatatatatatatatatatatataatgcgagCTTATACAAGAGCTATTGGATTACACTCATCGGCTGGGATTCAACGGCTCTCTCAACGAGAGAGTCTACAAAAGGATGACTCATGCCAAGACTTTGCAATCTCATGGGAATTGCATGTTGGGTAGCGGGACTCCTACTggagtgacatcaccaagttttgtgggccacaccatgatttatgttttgtatctacaccatccatccatttggagagatcatattagggtatgatctaaaaaatgaatcagatccaaagctcgagaggaccccaccacaaaaaacagtggggagagtgactcccaccgttaaaaagttataagggccatgaaagttttcgatcaagctaatatttgtgttttcccttctttcatgtcttctttAACACAGGAACAGgtgggatctcaaataaacatcatggtggacctttggaaggtttcaacagtgagcgtcactctcatcactgttttctgtggtggggtccaccccatccttggatctgcctcattctttggaccatgctctaaaataaactctccaaatgtatgaacggtgttgatacaacacatacatcatggtggggcccacataagttggtgacgtaacttcagtagccaacCTGTCAGTATTCAATCCGCGTCCTCGGATTCCCTGCCAGAGCCTTTTGcgtgaagttcctgcgcaaggattctaggTGGGGTTCATtgtcatatttgtgagaaatccaacctgttcatccattttttgacctcattttaagacatgagacctaaaatgataaggatccaaagctcaagtgggccaaacgagATGAAACAGTAGGGAAAGGAATTCTTACCGTTGGAACCTTCGTAAGATCCAAgttgatgtttatatttcatccaaaccatttataaggtcattttcactaacGTGAAGTGAAAAAACTAACAaattaaaccgatacaaaacttttgtggccatataaatgtttcaacggtggtcactaaatctccactgtttcctctcatgtggcccacttgagtttttgatggcTTTCTCAAAAACATAGTAATGAGCCCCACCCAGAATCTTTCGCAGAACTTCCTAATGCTTCGGCAGTAAATCGGCGTCCCCTCGAGCACGGTACCGTCCGGATTGCATCCTAACCCCCGCCCGGACGGCTTATGTGGGGCctaacgtgatgtaagtgttttattcacgccgttcaTGGCTTttatcggatcattttaaggtatgatccttaAAATAAAGCAGGTCCACTGCtgcagtggaccacaaagtggggattgaacgtccacctttaaaaacttctaggtTGGATAGTAAAAAAAAACACCACGGTGGccattcacttcatccacgtctacatgaccttatgaataggttggatagtaaAAAAAAACACCACGGTGgccattagaaaggtttcaatggcatgtaattatcactacagcttcctttCATGTGGCCCAAAGGAGCCGTagacatgcctcatttttaggataataccttaaaataatctgacaaAAGTGATGAATGGTGTAACActtacaacacggtgggccccacaaatcctaGCCCGGACGGTAATTCTCCCATGTGGGCATTGATGTACTGCTTtgctatccagaccatcgaaaTCGTGGGTCCTATTACATGTGGAGGATAGCTTTGAAATTGcaatgatcaagcaatcctaaccatccaattaatgtttatcaaatggatggttaaacatAAAATATTGAGTGGTCCGAAATCAAAGGGAAAATCGGATAGCTACATATCATTGCAATTCTTATTTGGGGATTGCATAAATAACTAATTTTTTCCTTTTGTAATGTTTCTTGTAACTTCGCTCCAGAACGACttgcacatttctaaataaatgagttcctttctgttttttagttctttttatttgggaattgttaaaaaaaaaaaaaaaaaaaactaattataTGTAATTTCTGTTCCAGTACCTTTTGCAAGAAGTTTATTAAGTTATATAATTATCACTGAAGTACTTTCCATTAAGAAACCAAGTTTGGGGTGAGCATTTGAGGAAAGTGTCAGCAGCTCAAATGCGGCCccaccatcaggtgggtcactcCATGTTACGCCCAACACCCAAAACTCAGCTCCATTTGCACACGATTGGAAAGTGTATAGGCTAACCCTTACCCTGCAAACTATTTCTcttagtgtagcccacctgagttcccgaTGGGCCTGATATTTGGGCTCCATACATATATTTTTGGTGTGGCTTTCAATGAttaaagtggatttcatataatcatcacagtgtggcttgtaaaaaatgaaagacaagtgcctctccctctctccctctctaactTTTTCCCTTGGCATGGACAGCTGAATCacaagtcagcctgattttttagtgTTGTAACTAACTTGGGTTATACACCCTCTCacaacttcttcttttttaaaataaataaataaataaatagagatttaaagggattttcacgggattgtgggcctttttttttttatagtttcaCCGAgatgtgtatatgaggtccactTTGACCATTAAATGTATATTCCCACATTAGGCCCAAGGTATTAAAAACAATAAGGCTGACGGgtggtttaggtgggccatactaaaggaaatagtTAAGAGAGATATACAACCTTAATTTTTAAGAGCTTACCacaatgattatataaaatccactccaaccattagatgccacactaaaatttaggccaacaacccaaaaatcatgccTATCCGTGATTCAGGTGAACTAGACaaaggaaaatagtttggagggtgatgaTTGCCCAtacactattttcaatcatgtggtccacttgaatggtGGCCAGGGCTGATTTTTAAGCGCTGGTCCTAAAATGGGGTAACACAAATGGTTGTTGCGGTGGATTCACGTAAACATCGCAGTGAGACCCACCTGAGCTACAAACCCCAACTTCCAATAATAATTACATAAACTAAATGGGTAactcattgaaaacctttttaaaaCAAGGGTTGGGATGTAAATTCCATATCAAGTAGGtagttttttatatataaaattctctttttattttctttaaatctTTGTAGTTAATAATGTGAGGAGCAACTATAAATCCTTGAACTTTGGGTTTTGATCTCTTTGTTTTCCACAACACAAAACAAGTAGCAAGGGAATTTCTTTGTATCATAATAATTAGCTATACAAGGACAGCGGAAGAAATCTTGAATACAAGAAGTATTTAAGTAATTTGCATGTTTCCATATATTTATAAGTAACTATTAGTATTTCACTGCTCTTTTCAGGTGGGGTTCTCATTTTATCATTTTAGTTTTCTCTCTCCACACGTCTTTCCTTCCCTAGTCAAGCGGGCAACTTCTGCTGCTTCTCTGCTCCTGGTTCGCTATTGACTTGCAATGCAAGTAAATGAATACATTtccatttgtttctttcttttacttTCTTTGGAGAGAACTTTGACACACAGGCAGATGCAATCACttggaaattacttagaaattgcacgtCCCATAAaactaattcaaattaaactattgAAATTATGTTCCCATTTTAGACTTATCATTCACATGAAGAACTCATCTGATTATCTAACTATTTGTTTGGGGGACATTTAttagacagttaaaaatgaaaatatccaatactCTTGTTTAAGAAAACAAGTgtcatcaaatcaaatcaaaggTTCGAATTTGTTCGATTCATGTCATTTTGAAAATGTGACTCGGCAATGATGTTCCACACCTTGTttggtttaacttgagttagTGTTTGTCAAGTTTAAGCGcatgcatatcaagtgtcatactccGCCAGAGATGGAGGAACTCCaattatataaataataattagGCCGTAAaagaccttcttcttcttcttcttctttgtttttgcgAGAATGAGGTAGAGTgagtcgcggacactttcattgCAAAGATGGACAAGAGAAGGCCTGATTGGACCGATCGGAGGCAGAAATGATCAGGACTGTCAAAACCTTCAAACAGaatatctcgcaaactagaatgagcttttcaacatatcatatatgattttggggcaggagaagctagtttagccaaccaacctactaTGCCAGGTTTCCCATgtcggatttgtgagattccatcatatcgacagtcaaaagtccattttattttcatttttactataaataataagttttaattcaatcataacttttgatcctttaagttgtaggagtcatgcccaacatgaaaatggcttagaaaaattaggagaataatgtggttaggccaaattggacacttactatttttggccgaaaaccatgaagtctaacaAGAATTATAGTAtgtcacgtttttagggagtttgagtctaaaactctgtcctaggtttgagctcattatttaaaggatcgtaaattcatttttttatatatatcattaatcaatttattttcaaatttattagaaattatttcaaatttatcccttgtggattcgaggaaacTCTATGAGGAATCTAGAgtgctccatggattcagagtagttatccctgaggaagacggtgatggacctcatcatgtccttacCTGCATCAGAGAATCACTTAATTGGTTTCCTACTCgctaaaaaagatagaaaaggaAAGCGAAATTCAtgtcattttttttctcaatacTCGAAACAAATTTTAAATTCCATGGTTTTTGTTTCCTAGCAACAAAGTTTTTTGGGCCATTCTTAAATTCAAGCAATTCCAGTAATGTTGCAGCCATTGGAGTGAATCTCCCAACCTATGATCAGACTGTTTGCTGACTTGGCGTCTTGTAACGGATAACTGTGTTCGTTGACTTGGAGTCTTGTAACGAGTAACTCGCATTGACAGGAttgcatgagaaaaaaaataaaaaataaaaaatcttcacaTGTAACACAGAAAGTGAATTTTCACATACAACGCTTTATTTTCATGCCATCATGTTAATTGCATAGAAATTTCAATTCATGCGAAGGCGAGCCATGCTATAAAAATCACCTGGGGCCGGCCGAAACCGGGATCTTCCACTCTTCAAGCCAGCtacaccattgaaaacagtggagattcgaCAGTCCTTCGTATCGATGTAGCCTAGCCAAACAAGCGTATTAGTCTGATTTTAGCTTCAGGGAGATAACTTATGGTGCGTCACATGTTTTGGGTGGTTCAGATGTTCTTAAAAAAGGAATGAGTGACAATTTGGTGAGAATGAAAGCATTGTGTATTGTCTTCGTCACCGTCATCTTCGTCATCAAAACCATATTCCAACTAATTGGCATCAGCTGCACGAATCCTCTTTCGCGATTCTAACCCATGTGTAGTGTATAAGAACATAGATGGCAGTTTCTCAGTCTTCTTCTTCAGCTGTTGGTATGATGTTTCAGCAGCAGTTCAGAAGTACGATGATTCATCCTCAACGAGCAATGTAAGTCTGTGTATCACTTGTTCCGCTGGGGGGTTTGTCTATCCAATGCCTGCCCCTCTTATAGCCGTTGCCCACTCCCCTCCGCTCAGAAAATGACCCTATAAAAATGTCAATTTGGACCTGCTGGGTTGCagcttaaaaatgatttcatctcattctagttaaaCAGTAATCATGTAATAGTGATCCTAATTTAGAGTGCATTTGgtcgcaccaaatatcatgatatttcacaaTCAATCAGGCTAATCTGGTGCAAAATATCACGAAATTTTGtgttatttggtgcaaccaaatgcaccattACATAAATTAAGGGTTATCAAGATTATAGTTAATCCTCATAAAAAACGCTAATACAATTATTGTTAACTGAAACTAAATGAATTCATTTTTGGGTGGCAACCAAACGGGGCATTTTAGTCTCTCTCAACATGCCGAAGATAAGCCTTGGAGGGATGAAATTCAACTATCAAAGAGACCCATTGCCTACTTCCGCATATGCCGGGTCCCATGTGCCCACATATCAACCTGCTTCTTGCCACCGGCATGTCCATGTTTCTCGGGAACTTGGATCGACCCGATCCTGGCCACTGATATGTCCGTGTTTCTCAAGAATTTGATCCCGCTTCCCACAAAATGGTCTCAAGTAGTTGAAGGTCTGTTTGGCAGatgcctaaaattgagttctcATTTTAGTCTGTCATGGTTATGTATTCAAGATCACACTATTTCTTTTTGGTAAAGATTAAAATTAAGCTTGTAACTCGCAATtataatctctaatacataatcatgattaactaaaatgagatgaactcgtttTTAGGGCCTACCAACCTGAGTATATTTCTCAACAGACATCCTAACAAACAAAGAAACAGCCATGAACTTACCATATGAGATTTTACAGAAGGAGAAGTCCTCAGAAATTCCCAATTTTCCCATAAAAGACCTCGACTGGATAAATCCCAAAACTGTCCGATGGACATATACACGGATGGAGAACCGATCAAAGTGCCCTTGAAGGTTAGAAGAAATGAAAGAAGAACTTCAAAAGAAGGAATGGACTATTGATCTGGAAGCATGTTATGACCAATGGTCCTAGAGGTACTGGTCTACAAGGTAACCAATTGCAACCTGAGACATTTCAGTGCCAAATGTGCTGTTTGGATGAGCCATTGAATTCAATCACAATTGCTACTCTAATAaattggaaataaccaaattgtgatTTCCTTAGCATTCACGTTACAATCTACATTACTTGATGTTGGACTTGAAAGAAATGGAGCTGCAATTTGAAGTGTACTTCCCTGCCTGAAGGAAACATCACTAGctacaattcaattcacttgtgtaTACCAAATGACGCCTAAGTAAGAGAGAAGCCAGAGAAGTGAATATGGCACTAGACCGTTAGCATTTGCCTGTGAGTGAGCCACACATAGGACACTGATTTGATTTAACTCAGGTCAATCTGAGCCATTGGATATTAAGTGTATGAGCATTGCATAGCAGCAAACCCAATCCATGTTATGTCATGAACGCCGAGTCCTTGCTTGGTGATGGGTCAGGAGTCTACTGTCTCCACTATTAGCAGTAATCTTGATCTGAAATCCCTATCCAAAATCTTTCAATTTTCTTCCCATTCTCACGTTTGCAACAAGAGGGAGAGATGAGTGGAAGATCAGGACATCTTCAGCTCTTTTGCAAGCAGATCTATCAGCAAAAATGGCAGCAGGCGCAGGTAGGCACCTTTACTGGTCCAAACTATGAATTTGATTTCTACATATCAAGGTAAGTTGATTGCTCTAATTTGCAATTTGATTGCCTTTGAATCCGAGAATGCAGTCCACTGCATCTTATAAAGATAGGCAAAATGAATAGAAAAATAGAGCAATTGTTAATCTTTATAAAACAAGCTCACATTAGCAtaattcaaatcaatcacataTACTAAGAAAAACCCATGAAGGGTTTGGATGCAGTAccgcactattgaattgaattgcaattagaaGTGTAGTAGAatgtggctaaccaaattgcaaTTCCATCCTTACCATCCATATCGAGGGCCAGGCCCAAAATCGCGATTATGTTACTTCCAAGCTGGGGGCCAAAGAACTTaaaactgcaatttgagggccaCATCCCCATTATATATATCTTCTCTTGATTAAAACTGAAAGTTTGCAAATCAATCCACTTGTGTATCCAAACGCAGCCTAAGCGGCAAATTTACAATTCCAAATTTGCAATACATGGCTCCTAGAAAAGATTTTCAGAAGAAAATAAGACTAACTTCTTCAGAATAAAATGAAATTTTCCAGTTCATTCAGTAGAGAAAAAACTACACTCTTTCTATACACTCCTTAGTCAAGAAGAGAACAGTTATACAGACTAATCTATATAAACATCACTACTAACAGATGCAATTGCTGTCTTCATTGAGGTAAATGAATCAAAGAACATTGGtacaaacaagaaaataaaagaaaaatgatattCCCAATTTaagggggagaaagagagagcaCAAATTCACTTCCAGTGATCGGCAGATACCAATACATCTCGGAAGAAACCCATGTACCTGAACTCTAGTCCTCCATCTTTGAACCGACTGATCCATCAAAATATATATGTCGGATAAAATAACCATTTGCTAAAACCGACCTCGACTACGAACAGTGATATCTTCATACTGACTCGTCTAGTATCAGCTTCAGATTCTGTAATTTTGTTCAAGAATCTGATGGCGTTTTCATACTCTGAATGCTTCCTCCTACTACTACTCCCTGCTCAATATCGCCTGAATTGGGACTACAAGGAACAACTCTTTTCTCCCTACTCAAAAGCCTCTTCAGTGACCTTAAGCGGGTCTGCTTTGGTTCCTCCTCTTGAAACTGAACCGACGGTGATGATGGTGACAATGAAAGGCTCTCCATCGTCTGTCTAGGTATGTCTATCACTAAAGCTCCATTTCCTTCTGATCTAGCCATTGATGAAGATGAAGTTCCTTCTTCCAAACCTGATGAACGGCCGGTACTGACTTGATTTTGATCACCCCAAAACAAGACATTTGTTGGGTAATTTGGCGATTCTGTTGTGTGCCCATCTGCCAAATTCACCTCAGGAATCTGAATTTCCGGCTCGCCGGAATTGAGGCCTGAGAACTCTGGTGCCACCGGGTTCCTACACAGTGGGCACGTTGAATGCGACTGGAACCACATGTCGATGCAATCCAGATGGAATCCGTGGTTGCATTTCGGGAGAAAGCGGGCCTTCTCACCATTGGACACTTCACAGAGGCAGACGGCACATTCAAGGCCGTCCTTAAATTCACTGGGATTGAAGATCACGACAGGGAGAGATTGGACCAAGGACGGCTCGAGACCACGGCGTGGGGCTAGGACAGAGTCGCGGGCAGGGGCGAAGGCTAATTGGCGGCGCTGACTCCGGGATCGGGCCATGGCTTCACGAT of the Magnolia sinica isolate HGM2019 chromosome 7, MsV1, whole genome shotgun sequence genome contains:
- the LOC131251817 gene encoding RING-H2 finger protein ATL3-like, translating into MSDPGFNHLEDSSAISISGKIMFAAVILLFMTVCFVLFLHLYAKWFWDREAMARSRSQRRQLAFAPARDSVLAPRRGLEPSLVQSLPVVIFNPSEFKDGLECAVCLCEVSNGEKARFLPKCNHGFHLDCIDMWFQSHSTCPLCRNPVAPEFSGLNSGEPEIQIPEVNLADGHTTESPNYPTNVLFWGDQNQVSTGRSSGLEEGTSSSSMARSEGNGALVIDIPRQTMESLSLSPSSPSVQFQEEEPKQTRLRSLKRLLSREKRVVPCSPNSGDIEQGVVVGGSIQSMKTPSDS